A single Gemmatimonadales bacterium DNA region contains:
- a CDS encoding efflux RND transporter periplasmic adaptor subunit yields the protein MPISAARVVRRAVPVTLEAPGVAEPLQTVAVQSQVEGVLQRVNFHEGDEVRAGQVLFVIDPRPYRAALDQAQAVLARDQAQLDNARADAKRFAALVAKEYVTPQQYEQTKTTAAALEATVAADKAAVETARLNLQYATIRAPITGRAGGLLVRPGNLVRANGDTPLVIINQIHPILVRFSVPATALPEIRRFQNKSLAVHARPTGDGPESAGTLTFVDNAVDTATGTILLKANFANANGALWPGEYVNVTLELYVEPDALVVPTSAVLSGQQGAYVFVVKPDRTTESRDVAVARAAGELTVLKSGVAPGDQVVTEGQLRLTPGAKVQIKPASGTAEGAPDTAQGSAPAAAAARGT from the coding sequence GTGCCCATCAGCGCTGCACGCGTCGTGCGCCGTGCGGTGCCGGTCACCCTCGAGGCCCCCGGCGTCGCCGAGCCGCTGCAGACGGTCGCGGTGCAGTCGCAGGTCGAGGGCGTGCTGCAGCGGGTCAACTTCCACGAGGGCGACGAGGTCAGGGCTGGACAGGTGCTCTTCGTGATCGACCCGCGCCCTTACCGCGCCGCGCTCGACCAGGCGCAGGCCGTGCTCGCCCGCGATCAGGCCCAGCTCGACAACGCGCGGGCGGACGCGAAGCGGTTCGCGGCGCTGGTGGCAAAGGAGTACGTGACGCCGCAGCAGTACGAGCAGACGAAGACGACCGCCGCCGCGCTCGAGGCCACGGTCGCCGCCGACAAGGCGGCGGTCGAAACGGCGCGCCTCAACCTGCAGTACGCCACCATCCGCGCCCCGATCACCGGCCGCGCGGGCGGCCTGCTGGTGCGCCCGGGCAACCTCGTGCGGGCCAACGGCGACACGCCGCTCGTCATCATCAACCAGATCCACCCGATCCTGGTGCGCTTCTCGGTGCCGGCCACCGCGCTGCCCGAGATCCGCCGCTTCCAGAACAAGTCGCTCGCGGTGCACGCGCGCCCCACGGGCGACGGGCCCGAGTCGGCCGGCACGCTCACCTTCGTCGATAACGCAGTCGATACGGCAACGGGCACGATCCTGCTCAAGGCCAACTTCGCCAATGCCAACGGGGCGCTTTGGCCGGGCGAGTACGTCAACGTGACCCTCGAGCTGTACGTCGAGCCCGATGCCCTCGTCGTGCCGACCTCGGCCGTGCTCTCCGGCCAGCAGGGCGCGTATGTTTTCGTGGTGAAGCCCGACCGCACCACCGAGTCGCGCGACGTCGCCGTGGCCCGCGCCGCCGGCGAGCTCACGGTTCTCAAGAGCGGCGTTGCGCCGGGTGACCAGGTCGTCACCGAGGGCCAGCTCCGGCTCACGCCGGGTGCGAAGGTCCAGATCAAACCGGCGTCCGGCACGGCCGAGGGTGCGCCGGACACGGCGCAGGGCTCCGCACCGGCCGCCGCGGCTGCGAGGGGCACATGA